The sequence below is a genomic window from Vicinamibacterales bacterium.
ACGCCGGCGGCGCATCTCAAGCCCCTGCGCCCGCCGGGCGCGTTCGTGACGAAGACGACGGGCGGCGTCACCACCGTGCATCCGGCGAGCTACGCGCGCTACGACGCGATCGCCGCCGCCGTCGAGGGCCTCGACGCGCGCGGCGTGGCCCGCTTCTACGCCACGATCAAGCCGCGCATCGAGGATGCGTACCGCGATCTCGGCGGCCCCGATCCCAACTTCGATCGCACCGTCGAGCGGGCCATCGTCATGCTGCTGCGCACGCCCGAGCCGGCGGCCGACACCGAGGTCCGGCAGGGCAGCGTCACCTACACGTTCGCCGATCCGGAGCTCGAGCGCCTGCCGCGCGCGCAGCGGCAGTTGCTGCGCATGGGGCCGCGCAACGAGCGGATCGTGAAGGCCAAGCTGCGCGAGGTCGCCGGCTTTCTCGGCATTCCCGACACCGCCCTGCCGCCGGTGCGGTAGGATGCGGGCGCCCATATGAGTATCAGGGGACTTCGCTGGTGGATGATCGGCCTGTTGATGCTCGGGTCGATCATCAACTACCTGACGCGCAGCACGCTCGGTGTGGCGGCGCAGACGCTGATGCACGATCTGCACATCACCACGCAGGAATACTCGTGGATCGTTGCGACGTTCCAGTTCGCCATCATGCTGCAGCCGCTCGCCGGCTACGTGCTCGATGTGCTCGGTCTGAAGGCCGGCTTCGCCATCTTCGCCATCGCGTGGTCGTGCATCAGCATGGCGCACGGCCTGGCGCGGAGCTGGCCGGCGTTTGCCGGCCTGCGCGCGCTGCTCGGCCTGGCGGAGGGCTCGGCGAATCCGGCCGGCATGAAGGCGACCGCGGAATGGTTCCCGGCCCGGGAACGCGGCCTGGCCGGCGGCATGTTCAACATCGGCGCCTCGGTCGGCTCGATGCTCGCGCCACCGCTGGTCGCCTGGGCGATTCTCGCCTATAACTGGCAGGCGGCGTTCGTGATCACCGGCGCGCTCGGCTTCGTGTGGGTCGCGCTCTGGCTGCTGTTCTACGAATCACCCTCGAAGCACCGCGCGCTCGGCGACGAGGAACGGCGCTACATCGCCGCCGGCCAGGAAACCTACCTGCAGTCGGACGGCAGCCGTCCGGCGTTCGGCGCGATCCTCGCGCAGCGCAACTTCTGGGGCATCGCGCTGCCGCGGTTCCTGGCCGACCCGACCTGGGGCACGCTCACCAACTGGCTGCCGCTCTACCTGATGACGGTGCGCCACTTCGATCTGAAACAGATCGCGCTCTTCGGCTGGCTGCCGTTCCTCGCCGCCGACATCGGTTGCATGACGGGCGGCACGATCAGCATCGCGCTGCAGAAGTTCGGCCGCCTCAGCTTGATCAACGCGCGCCGCGGCGCGTTCACGATCGGCGCCGTGACGATGATGACCGTCGGGTTTGCCGGGTTCGTGCAGAGCCCCTACGTCGCGATCGCGCTGCTCTCGGTCGCCGGCTTCGCGCACCAGACGCTGTCAGTCACCGTCATCACGATGGCGTCGGACCTCTTCAGGCGCCACGAGGTCGCGACGGTCGCCGGCATGGCGGGCACCTTCGGCAACCTCGGGCTGCTGCTCTTCAACCTGGCGATCGGCGCGCTGGTGACGACCATCGGCTACGCGCCCTTCTTCGTCTGCCTGGGCGTACTCGACCTGCTCGGCGCCTCCATTCTCTGGATGGTCGTCCGCGAACCGGCGGCGCCGAACGTGGCGGCGGCGTGAGCGTCATCCGCAACCC
It includes:
- a CDS encoding DUF3014 domain-containing protein gives rise to the protein MDDLAFDSGPAEPPTPPPHTDPPWALIAGAVLLLALGGLWYFATRGRGAAPAPAVTETTVDVAKPPRRTAEPGEPIDLPPLDQTDPLVRTLVGRLSSHPIAAAWLTTDGLIRNLTVVIANIADGDTPAAHLKPLRPPGAFVTKTTGGVTTVHPASYARYDAIAAAVEGLDARGVARFYATIKPRIEDAYRDLGGPDPNFDRTVERAIVMLLRTPEPAADTEVRQGSVTYTFADPELERLPRAQRQLLRMGPRNERIVKAKLREVAGFLGIPDTALPPVR
- a CDS encoding MFS transporter, giving the protein MSIRGLRWWMIGLLMLGSIINYLTRSTLGVAAQTLMHDLHITTQEYSWIVATFQFAIMLQPLAGYVLDVLGLKAGFAIFAIAWSCISMAHGLARSWPAFAGLRALLGLAEGSANPAGMKATAEWFPARERGLAGGMFNIGASVGSMLAPPLVAWAILAYNWQAAFVITGALGFVWVALWLLFYESPSKHRALGDEERRYIAAGQETYLQSDGSRPAFGAILAQRNFWGIALPRFLADPTWGTLTNWLPLYLMTVRHFDLKQIALFGWLPFLAADIGCMTGGTISIALQKFGRLSLINARRGAFTIGAVTMMTVGFAGFVQSPYVAIALLSVAGFAHQTLSVTVITMASDLFRRHEVATVAGMAGTFGNLGLLLFNLAIGALVTTIGYAPFFVCLGVLDLLGASILWMVVREPAAPNVAAA